In Lolium rigidum isolate FL_2022 chromosome 7, APGP_CSIRO_Lrig_0.1, whole genome shotgun sequence, the DNA window CCGTCTCCCTACTGTACTCGGATTTGCTTCAGCTATTCGAATTAGGAGTGTGCCCTCGGTTGGTGGTCTATACAAGTATTGACAGGAGCCTGTCTTCCGTCTGAAGAAATTTGTCCAAGCATCAGGCTTTTGCAATTATAGACAGGAGCCTGCCTTCCGTCTGAAGAAATTTGTCCAAGCATCAGGGTTTTGCAAGTATAGACAGCAGCCTGCCTTTCGTCTGAAGAAATTTGTCCAAGTATCAGGGCTTTGCAACTTTGGGAGTTACTGAAGAAATTTAGCCACGAGTTCCGCCTTCCCTCAGTTATACTTGAAGAAGAAATTTGTCTGCTTGGCCCAAGTTCGAGACCTTTGCAGAGTGACACTGCTCTCATGGAGCTAAGTAGCGTCGCCTCGATGATGAGCCTAGGGAGTCTAGCTATACAGCGGACATCTTTGTGCTCCCTAGTCTTCAGAGTTTTGCAAAGGCTGGTAGGCTTCACTTCCGGCTCACTGAATAAATTCTGCAAAGATGTTCATCAACCACTGACCGAGACGCCAGAGCTGCCTCAGGACGTCTTGATGGGTATCTTTGCCACCCTTGAAATGCCTGACTTTATACGCGCTGGCGCCGTCTGCCCCTCTTGGCACTCTGCATACACCAGCCTACGAAGCCTTGGGCAGTATAAACTATGGCCGTGCCTCCTCTATACTTCTGAATCTGCTGGTGATAGCTTTGCTTGCCTCTACAGCCTCACTGAAAGGAGATCGTACAAGTTAACTCTTCCGGAGCCACCTATCCGCTCTAGGTGTTTGATCGGGTCCTCTCATGGCTGGCTCGTTACTGTTGATGAGAGATCTGAGATGCATCTTCTCAATCCCTTCACATGTCAACAGATTGCTTTaccttcggtgaccaccctcgagCAGGTGAAGCCCATCTTTGATGAGTACGGTGTTCTCCACAAGTATGAATTGTCTTGGCTCACTGGAAGAACTACTCGCTATAACTCACCGTTGATCTTCGCTCTTGACAAGCTGCGGGATGAACTCCACTATAAGGCGTTTGTGTTCCCTGATACATCCACAGGAAGCTACATTGTGGTGCTCATCCATAACCCAGTGCACCAGCTCTCTTTTGCAAGGCTAGGGGATGATAAATGGACCTGGCTGCCACCTCATTATCTCTTTTCTGATTGCATTTACAAGGATGGCCTATTGTATGCTGTGTCTACAACGGGAGAACTTCACACTTTTGATCTTAGTGGCCCTACGGTCGCAATGAATACGATCATAAGCATACCCAGCGATGTTGACTGTGAGTATGCATACATTGTTCAAGCTCCATGGGGTGATCTGCTGCTCCTTTGGAGACTCTTTGAGGATTTTAATTTGGAACCTGGTCCTGGGGAAACTATGTTTTGGAATACTACGAAATTCAGAATATATGAAGTTGAAGCTGCAGGGAGTAAACTTAAGGAAATCAATTGCTTGCGTGACCATGTTTTGTTTCTTGGGCATAATGAATCACTTTGTCTCAGTGCTGAAGAATACCCATCTCTCAAGGCAAATCATGTCTACTTTACTGATGATAATATGTTGTGGACATTGGGATTTAAGAATAATCACCGTGATATGGGAATTCTCAACTTGGATGATAACAGCAAGGAAGAACTTGTATCTTCTCAGCTTTGTTCCAACTTTCCGGCTCCTATTTGGATTACACCTGATTTTAGAAACATGAACTTGGCTTCAGGTGCTGCTTACAAAATGGTTCAGTGAGCTTGCAGTTGTGTGGTTTGCTAGGCTATTGCGCTTCGTAGAGAAAGTCATGGACAAACTACTCAAGTGATCACTTGGACCCCAAGTCCATCCACACTAGCTTCGACCCAGTTGAATAAATAGTTCGAGTTTTTCTTTGTTTACCCATGCTGTAATCATGTACATCACACAGTTTAATGTGTCAATGGAAAGCTTGAGGAATACCCAATTTCCCTCTGGTGTGTGTCTGCATCTGCGTGTGTATTTTTCGTTTATAATTAGCAAATTCTTTTGAAGTATTAAACTGTCAAAAGATGCAGGAAATTTGACTCATTTGTTAGTTAGTGTGTTGTTGATGGTTGCAAGGGATTCTGGTAAGGGAAGAATCCTTGCTTCGGCAGCAGAGTCTGCATTGCTCTCTCTCACTCCTTTCCTTTGAGTGTTTGGGGTAAGTGGGTAACATTGCTACCAAGTACCAAG includes these proteins:
- the LOC124674440 gene encoding probable F-box protein At4g22165; the encoded protein is MELSSVASMMSLGSLAIQRTSLCSLVFRVLQRLVGFTSGSLNKFCKDVHQPLTETPELPQDVLMGIFATLEMPDFIRAGAVCPSWHSAYTSLRSLGQYKLWPCLLYTSESAGDSFACLYSLTERRSYKLTLPEPPIRSRCLIGSSHGWLVTVDERSEMHLLNPFTCQQIALPSVTTLEQVKPIFDEYGVLHKYELSWLTGRTTRYNSPLIFALDKLRDELHYKAFVFPDTSTGSYIVVLIHNPVHQLSFARLGDDKWTWLPPHYLFSDCIYKDGLLYAVSTTGELHTFDLSGPTVAMNTIISIPSDVDCEYAYIVQAPWGDLLLLWRLFEDFNLEPGPGETMFWNTTKFRIYEVEAAGSKLKEINCLRDHVLFLGHNESLCLSAEEYPSLKANHVYFTDDNMLWTLGFKNNHRDMGILNLDDNSKEELVSSQLCSNFPAPIWITPDFRNMNLASGAAYKMVQ